The stretch of DNA ACAGCAGACCGTCCACGTGCGTTGGGATGCGAATACCGCTATCCTCTCCGGCGACTCAATGCTTGTATTGGCTTTTGAGCGAATGGAACAATGCGACAGCAAACACCTCCGTGAAGTGCTTCGCCTCTTTACTGTTACGGCACTTGAGATTGGTGAAGGACAGCAATACGACATGGAGTTTGAGCATCGCAATGATGTAAAGGAGGAAGAGTACATCGAGATGATTCGCTTGAAGACGAGTGTTCTCTTGGCTTGTGCGATGAAGATTGGTGCCATCCTTGCTGATGCACCAGCTGAAGATGTAGAGAATCTCTATAAGTTTGGAGAACAGATTGGTCTGGCTTTCCAGTTACAAGACGATTACCTTGACGTTTATGGCGACCCAAAGGTGTTTGGTAAGAAGATAGGTGGTGATATTGTCTGCAACAAGAAGACTTACATGCTCATCAATGCTTTCAACAAGGCAAATGCCCGTCAGCGTAAAGAGTTAGAGAAGTGGTTTAACTGCGAAAACTTTAATCATGAAGAGAAAGTAGCTGCTGTCACCAATCTTTATAATAATATAGGTGTTGATAAGATGGCGATTGAGCGCATCAACTATTATTTTGATGAGGCTAACAAATACCTCTCCGCAGTGAACTTGCCTGATGAACGTAAGGTAGAACTGTTAGCTTATGCACAGAAGATGATGCATAGGAAAAGGTAAAAAGCCCCACCCCGCCCCACCCCGACCCTCCCCGAAAGGGGAGGGAGGCAAATAGGATAAGGTTAGGATAAAGTATAATAGGTGCATTGATTACTGAGAAATATTACTCATCAAGACTTATCATCCAACAAAACGTCAACACCCAATATTCAACACCTATCACCCAATACCCCTACATAACATCAATACCCAACACCCAACATTTAACACCCCTACATAACATCAACACCCATCACCCATCACCCATCACCCAATGATAATAGACACCCACGCTCATTTAGATGTAGAAGATTTTGCTGACGACCTCCCCGAGGTTATCAGTCGTGCTCGTGAAGCAGGAGTAGGAAAGATATTCCTTCCAGCTATCGACCAGAAATCTATAGATACTGTCTTGGCTGTTTGCCGGCAGTATCCTGATATCTGCTATCCGATGATTGGACTGCAGCCAGAGGAGGTGTGTGATGACTGGCGTGAAGTTTTGGATGTTATGCACGAACGAATCTTACAATCTGTCCGTGAGAAGGCTGAAGGCACAGCACTGCCTGGTGAGACAGTCATTGCCATTGGTGAGGTAGGACTCGATTTTTATTGGACACGTGAGTACGAGAAGCAGCAGCTTGCCGCCTTTGAGGAGGCTGTGAAATGGAGTGTTGAGACACGTCTGCCGTTGATGATACATTGTCGTAAGGCACAGAACGAGATGTTGCATATCATGCGCCCGTATGCGGAGGACTTGCCCGGTGGCGTCTTCCATTGTTTTACTGGCAATCAGAAAGAGGCAGAGGCCTTCCTCTGTTTCGATCGTTTCATGCTTGGCATAGGTGGCGTATCAACCTTTAAGAGTAGCCATCTGCGTGAGGACTTACCTGCAGCAGTACCACTCAACCGCATCGTCCTTGAAACCGATAGCCCTTATATGGCTCCTGTTCCGCATCGTGGCAAACGCAATGAGAGTGCCTTCATCGTTGAAGTTATGCGCACCCTTGCCGCAAGTTATGGTGTCGATGAAGCCGAGGTTGCCCGCCAAACGAATGAGAATGTACGTAGGGTGTTTGGTGTTGAATGATGGGTGATAATGAATTGACAAGCTGTGTGTAGCAATAAACAGATCAAACAATGGTAATCATAATTGTGAATTATGAATTGTGAATTATGAATTAACAAAGTATATGAAGAAAATAACCATCGCCATTGACGGCTTTTCATCATGTGGGAAGAGTACGATGGCAAAAGACCTTGCCAAGGAGATTGGCTATATTTATGTAGATACAGGTGCAATGTATCGTTCGGTGACGCTCTATGCGCTACGCCATAAACTCTTCAATGCGGATGGAACAATTCGTGAGAAAGAGTTGCAAGAGCAGATGGAGAACATCAACATCAGTTTTCAAATCAATAAGGAAACTGGTAGGCCTGACACCTATCTCAATGGTGAGAATGTGGAGAACGAAATCCGTATGATGGAAGTGTCATCACACGTGAGCCCTATTGCCACCCTTGCCTTTGTGCGTAAAGCCCTTGTTGAACAGCAGCAGCGTATGGGAGTAGAGAAAGGGATTGTGATGGACGGGCGAGACATAGGCACCGTTGTCTTTCCAAATGCTGAGTTGAAGATATTCGTTACAGCATCAGCTGAGGTACGTGCGCAGCGTCGTTATGACGAATTGAAGGCGAAAGGTATGGAAGCCGATTATGCTGACATCCTTAAGAATGTGCAGGAACGTGATTATCTCGATTCACATCGTGAGACGTCACCCCTGCGTAAAGCTGATGATGCCATCGAACTTGATAACAGCCACCTCACAATAGCTGAACAAAAGAAGTGGCTTTACGACCAGTATTGCAAAGCTGCCGAGGTTTAATAGAAAGCCTTTTTCTATAATGTGCGGATGCTCAGCACCAATGGTGTTAAGCCTCCGCACTTTTTTATATGTAACTAACAGTATAGCAGTTTGTTAGGATGACACGTCAATGCCATGATAATTTCTGATTCATCCGATATATTGAATGAAGAAGTAAGTCCTCCGATAAAATGTGTCACACAGGGGAAGGAAGATGCAGAGGTAAACATCATCCCCCATCACTCTGCACCCAATACCCAAAGACGTATGAATTAAGAAATACTAAAATCCACATAATTATATATTGTTCAGACGGCTATCTCAACTTAAAATGTTATCTTTGCACTTATGAAGTTAAAAAAGATAATACTGCTCATAGTCTGCATATTCTCTTTTGCAGGACTTAAGGCACAATATACTAT from Prevotella scopos JCM 17725 encodes:
- a CDS encoding polyprenyl synthetase family protein; this translates as MYTADDILNKINTYIDNLTYERKPQSLYDPIKYVLSLGGKRIRPTLMLLSYNLFKDDPETILSPACALETYHNYTLLHDDLMDDAPLRRGQQTVHVRWDANTAILSGDSMLVLAFERMEQCDSKHLREVLRLFTVTALEIGEGQQYDMEFEHRNDVKEEEYIEMIRLKTSVLLACAMKIGAILADAPAEDVENLYKFGEQIGLAFQLQDDYLDVYGDPKVFGKKIGGDIVCNKKTYMLINAFNKANARQRKELEKWFNCENFNHEEKVAAVTNLYNNIGVDKMAIERINYYFDEANKYLSAVNLPDERKVELLAYAQKMMHRKR
- a CDS encoding TatD family hydrolase, whose amino-acid sequence is MIIDTHAHLDVEDFADDLPEVISRAREAGVGKIFLPAIDQKSIDTVLAVCRQYPDICYPMIGLQPEEVCDDWREVLDVMHERILQSVREKAEGTALPGETVIAIGEVGLDFYWTREYEKQQLAAFEEAVKWSVETRLPLMIHCRKAQNEMLHIMRPYAEDLPGGVFHCFTGNQKEAEAFLCFDRFMLGIGGVSTFKSSHLREDLPAAVPLNRIVLETDSPYMAPVPHRGKRNESAFIVEVMRTLAASYGVDEAEVARQTNENVRRVFGVE
- the cmk gene encoding (d)CMP kinase: MKKITIAIDGFSSCGKSTMAKDLAKEIGYIYVDTGAMYRSVTLYALRHKLFNADGTIREKELQEQMENINISFQINKETGRPDTYLNGENVENEIRMMEVSSHVSPIATLAFVRKALVEQQQRMGVEKGIVMDGRDIGTVVFPNAELKIFVTASAEVRAQRRYDELKAKGMEADYADILKNVQERDYLDSHRETSPLRKADDAIELDNSHLTIAEQKKWLYDQYCKAAEV